The Xanthomonas sontii genomic sequence CATCGTCGCGGGAGCGGCTGCAGCCGCGACGGGCGTTACGGGTCACGCTTCTCGCGGCTGAAGCCACTCCTACGACACCGCTGCGGATTCGGCGGTCGCTTGCAGGTTGTCGGGGCCAGACGCGGTCTCGGGCGCGGTCAGGAACGCCAGCTTGCGGCCACGCGGCAACTGCTTGAGTGCGTACTCGGCGCGCGAGGCGGCGGCGCGGTCGGGATAGGCACGGCTTGCCAGCAGCCGCACCGGCGGGTTGGCGCGGGTGTACTTGGCACCGGCG encodes the following:
- a CDS encoding GIY-YIG nuclease family protein, whose translation is MAADSPWFLYLLECRNGSYYAGITPDLQARFQAHLRGAGAKYTRANPPVRLLASRAYPDRAAASRAEYALKQLPRGRKLAFLTAPETASGPDNLQATAESAAVS